One Nocardia iowensis DNA window includes the following coding sequences:
- a CDS encoding 2-hydroxyacid dehydrogenase translates to MAVIVLVPDDYGITAMSGIDGVRPMRYHPGEPLPDGSEHAEVLVPQLLSRADTVDLNRLPKLRLVQLLTAGADGWIGKLPDGVRVSTGRGAHGASSAEWVMAALLHIYRELGRFVDAQRAQHWLSHQSDTLVGKRILVVGAGDLAGELVRRLAGFDTVVTLVGTRARDGVRSIDELPGLLGGQDVVVLTVPVTSRTTGMVDAAFLAAMKDNAVLVNIARGPIVNTNALLAELNSGRLRAALDVTDPEPLPPGHPLWTAPNLLLTPHVGGNSSGRRERGYAVARAEITRFVAGEDPKNLVRGEY, encoded by the coding sequence ATGGCGGTCATTGTTCTGGTGCCGGACGACTACGGCATCACGGCCATGTCCGGAATCGACGGCGTGCGCCCGATGCGATACCACCCGGGCGAGCCGCTGCCGGACGGGTCCGAGCACGCGGAAGTGCTGGTACCGCAGCTCCTTTCCCGCGCCGACACGGTCGACCTGAACCGACTGCCGAAACTGCGGCTGGTGCAGCTGCTCACTGCGGGCGCCGACGGCTGGATCGGCAAGCTTCCCGACGGAGTTCGGGTGTCCACCGGTCGCGGCGCGCACGGCGCCAGCTCGGCCGAATGGGTAATGGCCGCGCTGCTGCATATCTATCGCGAGCTCGGCAGGTTCGTCGACGCCCAGCGCGCGCAGCATTGGCTGTCGCACCAATCGGATACCCTCGTGGGCAAGCGGATTCTCGTGGTCGGCGCGGGCGACCTGGCCGGCGAACTCGTCCGTAGGCTCGCCGGTTTCGACACCGTGGTGACGCTCGTCGGCACGCGAGCCCGCGACGGGGTGCGCAGCATCGATGAACTACCCGGCCTGCTCGGCGGCCAGGACGTCGTGGTGCTGACCGTCCCGGTCACCAGCCGCACCACTGGCATGGTCGACGCCGCCTTCCTCGCCGCGATGAAGGACAACGCCGTCCTGGTGAACATCGCCCGCGGCCCCATTGTCAACACGAATGCCCTACTGGCCGAATTGAATTCGGGCCGCTTACGTGCCGCCCTCGACGTCACCGACCCCGAACCGCTGCCGCCGGGCCATCCGCTGTGGACGGCCCCCAACCTCCTGCTCACCCCGCACGTCGGCGGCAACAGCTCCGGCAGGCGCGAACGCGGCTATGCCGTCGCTCGCGCCGAGATCACCCGCTTCGTCGCAGGCGAGGATCCGAAAAACCTGGTCCGCGGCGAGTATTGA
- a CDS encoding MlaE family ABC transporter permease: MSEPLARWGFDLVLTSLRTFGRTLQLAVAAFNYLVTDIIKLRHPWRDTLQQGWFIVSVTAIPAVLVAIPFGVIVSVQVGSLTQQVGATSVAGAAGGLGVIRQGAPMVTALLLGGAAGSAIASDLGARTIREEVDALRTMGIDPVRRLVAPRLAAMIVLTPLLCLLVIFMGVFTGYVVAVGFQGVTPGSYLSSFAAFATMADLAVAIVKSVIFGVIVLIVACQRGLEATHGPKGVANAVNAAVVIGVIAAFGVNLVITQLVSMFLPQKVG; the protein is encoded by the coding sequence ATGTCCGAGCCACTGGCGCGCTGGGGATTTGATCTGGTTCTCACTAGTCTGCGGACCTTCGGCCGGACACTGCAACTCGCGGTCGCCGCGTTCAACTACCTCGTCACCGACATCATCAAGCTGCGCCATCCCTGGCGGGACACCCTGCAGCAGGGCTGGTTCATCGTCAGCGTAACCGCGATTCCCGCTGTGCTGGTGGCGATTCCATTCGGCGTGATCGTCTCGGTGCAGGTCGGAAGTCTGACTCAGCAGGTGGGAGCCACCTCGGTGGCCGGTGCGGCGGGCGGGCTCGGTGTCATCCGGCAGGGTGCGCCGATGGTCACCGCGCTGCTGCTCGGCGGTGCGGCCGGGTCGGCGATCGCGTCTGATTTGGGCGCGCGCACGATCCGCGAGGAGGTGGATGCGTTGCGCACCATGGGGATCGATCCCGTGCGCCGGCTGGTCGCGCCGCGGTTGGCGGCGATGATCGTGCTGACGCCGCTGCTGTGCCTGCTGGTCATTTTCATGGGGGTGTTCACCGGTTATGTGGTGGCGGTCGGGTTCCAAGGCGTGACTCCGGGCAGCTACCTGTCTTCCTTCGCGGCATTCGCGACGATGGCCGATCTCGCGGTGGCGATCGTGAAGTCGGTCATCTTCGGGGTGATCGTGCTGATCGTCGCGTGTCAGCGTGGATTGGAAGCGACGCATGGGCCGAAGGGCGTCGCGAACGCGGTGAACGCGGCCGTGGTGATCGGGGTGATCGCCGCCTTCGGCGTGAATCTCGTGATCACCCAGCTGGTTTCGATGTTCCTGCCGCAAAAGGTGGGCTGA
- a CDS encoding TetR/AcrR family transcriptional regulator — MSRKEKSAETEHALKAAALRLFAERGYLNTKIADITTAAGRAAGSFYNHFAGKEELLQALLNDVAAQGDITAEGPDHNPDFTDPDAIRFHVEQYWISARQHWAVYRSIQQAALVNDEFARQAGQFAIQQRRDIADHLDGFGPSGLTLPSTPDASLAMMFLLTTSLLQAVEDGTVELTDRQAVDGLTRFIYRGLTGQDY; from the coding sequence ATGAGTCGCAAGGAGAAGTCGGCCGAGACCGAGCACGCGCTGAAGGCGGCGGCCCTGCGGCTGTTCGCCGAGCGCGGCTACCTGAACACCAAGATCGCCGACATCACGACGGCGGCCGGTCGCGCGGCCGGGTCGTTCTACAACCATTTCGCGGGCAAGGAGGAGCTACTCCAAGCACTGCTGAACGACGTCGCCGCCCAGGGCGACATCACGGCGGAAGGGCCGGACCACAACCCGGACTTCACCGATCCGGACGCGATCCGCTTCCATGTCGAGCAGTACTGGATCTCCGCCCGGCAGCACTGGGCCGTCTACCGCTCGATCCAGCAGGCCGCCCTCGTCAACGACGAGTTCGCCAGGCAGGCAGGGCAATTCGCGATCCAGCAACGCCGCGATATCGCCGATCACCTGGACGGCTTCGGACCCAGCGGATTGACGCTACCCAGCACCCCCGACGCCAGCCTCGCCATGATGTTCCTCCTCACGACGAGCCTGCTCCAGGCGGTCGAGGACGGCACGGTCGAACTCACCGACCGGCAAGCCGTCGACGGCCTGACCCGCTTCATCTACCGAGGCTTGACCGGTCAGGACTACTGA
- a CDS encoding PEP/pyruvate-binding domain-containing protein translates to MITSADPLVLPLADSAATLELVGGKGASLARLAAAKLPVPPGFHVTTAAYRQFVRGAGLHERILDSAAMADPDRPATVDTVADEIAAWFAEQPVPEDISAALRSAYAELGPDVAVAVRSSATAEDLPEMSFAGQQETYLNIRGADDVVAAVKRCWASLWTARAIGYRARQGVAADDVNLAVVVQELVPADAAGVLFTADPVTGARDQVLINAAWGLGEAIVSGNVTPDTILVAKADAAIVRQEISDKQVMTVRTATGTHEEPVPAAKRHQPVLGPDQAAELSRIAIRIEELYGTPMDIEWAMHGTSLFIVQARPITALPDPPEHRQPVEWELPDPHGKYMRASVMELLPDPLSPLFATLGIPALARATVDRYHDLGLPYFDDPLAVINGYGYYDVDYTPGLLGRMALAQPRFLASTLPRALRTSPQRWRTAHERYAELTARWQATDPVAATAAELLDGVRAIVDEAARYYLTLQSGVLPAAYISEAMFTAVYKSMRRHNDPPALTFLLGFDSKPVRAEKSLYDLARWLREHPKLADRIETLSGADVLELLRGEDNSADEEALAEFRSRFTQHLTAYGNTVYDLDFAKPLPAENPAPMLQTLAFFRTDNAPDPYARQRTAKTAREQAARDLAARRLGVRRGLALRLLRWAQTMAPLREDALADVGLGWPAVRTLLHELGRRLVATEAITAIDEVFLLQLDELEEAVRALDSGRGPADSRAVVAEREATWRAQQKVAPPPVLPVSGGSKLLGIDFGKLMPSHAQQDSAVVKGVPGSPGRITAPARIIHGPSEFDRMRPGDVLVAKITTPAWTPLFALAAAVVTDVGGSLSHSSIVAREYHIPAVLGTGVATERLRDGAPVTVDGDAGTVTPATA, encoded by the coding sequence ATGATCACCTCCGCAGATCCACTCGTCCTGCCCTTGGCCGACTCGGCCGCCACCCTGGAACTCGTCGGTGGCAAGGGTGCGTCGCTGGCCCGCCTGGCCGCGGCGAAGCTGCCGGTGCCGCCCGGATTCCACGTGACAACAGCCGCATACCGGCAGTTCGTACGCGGGGCGGGCTTGCACGAGCGGATTCTCGACTCAGCCGCGATGGCCGACCCTGATCGGCCGGCCACGGTGGACACGGTGGCCGACGAAATCGCCGCGTGGTTCGCCGAACAGCCGGTGCCGGAGGACATCTCGGCCGCACTGCGATCGGCCTACGCCGAACTCGGTCCCGACGTCGCGGTCGCGGTCCGCTCCTCCGCCACCGCCGAGGACCTACCGGAGATGTCCTTCGCCGGGCAACAGGAGACCTACCTGAACATCCGCGGCGCCGACGACGTCGTGGCGGCGGTGAAACGGTGCTGGGCCTCCCTGTGGACGGCCAGAGCCATCGGCTACCGGGCTCGCCAGGGCGTTGCGGCCGACGACGTGAACCTGGCCGTCGTCGTCCAAGAACTCGTGCCCGCGGACGCGGCAGGCGTCCTGTTCACCGCCGATCCGGTTACCGGCGCACGCGATCAGGTGCTGATCAACGCGGCCTGGGGCCTGGGCGAGGCGATCGTGAGCGGAAACGTCACGCCCGACACGATTCTCGTCGCAAAAGCCGACGCGGCGATCGTCCGGCAGGAGATCAGCGACAAACAGGTCATGACGGTGCGGACCGCCACTGGCACGCACGAGGAGCCGGTGCCCGCCGCCAAACGGCACCAGCCGGTGCTCGGCCCGGACCAGGCGGCCGAGCTGTCCCGCATCGCGATACGGATCGAGGAGCTGTACGGCACGCCGATGGATATCGAGTGGGCGATGCACGGCACGAGCCTGTTCATCGTGCAAGCACGGCCGATCACCGCACTACCCGACCCGCCTGAGCATCGGCAGCCGGTCGAGTGGGAGCTGCCCGACCCGCACGGAAAATACATGCGGGCCAGCGTCATGGAGCTACTGCCCGATCCGTTGTCGCCGTTGTTCGCGACGCTCGGCATCCCGGCACTGGCCCGTGCCACCGTCGATCGCTATCACGACCTCGGGCTGCCGTATTTCGACGACCCGCTGGCCGTCATCAATGGATACGGCTATTACGACGTTGATTACACGCCCGGACTGCTCGGCCGAATGGCGTTGGCACAGCCGCGGTTTCTCGCGTCGACGCTGCCGCGCGCACTGCGGACGTCACCGCAGCGCTGGCGCACGGCGCACGAACGGTACGCCGAGCTCACCGCGCGTTGGCAGGCGACGGACCCGGTCGCCGCGACAGCCGCCGAATTGCTCGATGGCGTGCGTGCGATCGTCGACGAAGCGGCGCGCTATTACCTGACCTTGCAGAGTGGCGTGCTGCCCGCGGCATACATCAGTGAGGCCATGTTCACCGCGGTGTACAAAAGCATGCGCCGCCATAACGATCCACCGGCACTGACATTTCTCCTCGGTTTCGACAGCAAGCCGGTGCGTGCGGAGAAGTCCCTCTACGATCTTGCGCGGTGGTTGCGTGAACACCCGAAACTCGCTGATCGCATCGAAACACTTTCCGGTGCCGACGTTCTCGAATTGCTTCGAGGCGAGGACAACTCCGCCGACGAGGAGGCGCTGGCGGAGTTCCGTTCTCGGTTCACGCAACATCTGACTGCCTACGGCAACACGGTTTACGACCTCGACTTCGCCAAACCGCTGCCCGCCGAGAACCCGGCACCGATGCTGCAGACACTGGCATTCTTCCGAACCGATAATGCGCCGGACCCCTACGCACGGCAGCGCACCGCGAAGACCGCTCGCGAGCAGGCGGCCCGCGACCTCGCGGCACGCAGGCTCGGCGTGCGGCGTGGCCTGGCGCTACGACTGTTGCGCTGGGCGCAGACCATGGCTCCGTTGCGCGAGGACGCTCTCGCCGACGTCGGCCTCGGCTGGCCTGCCGTCCGCACATTGCTGCACGAACTGGGCAGGCGGCTCGTCGCCACCGAAGCCATCACCGCGATCGACGAGGTGTTCCTGTTGCAACTCGATGAGCTCGAAGAGGCGGTGCGCGCCCTGGATTCCGGGCGCGGGCCCGCGGATTCGCGTGCCGTCGTGGCGGAGCGGGAAGCGACCTGGCGTGCACAGCAGAAGGTCGCGCCACCGCCTGTCCTACCGGTCTCGGGTGGCTCGAAATTGCTCGGCATCGACTTCGGCAAGCTCATGCCGTCGCACGCGCAGCAGGACTCGGCGGTCGTCAAGGGTGTGCCGGGAAGTCCGGGGCGGATCACGGCTCCCGCGCGAATCATCCACGGACCCAGCGAGTTCGATCGCATGCGTCCCGGCGACGTGCTGGTCGCCAAGATCACGACACCGGCCTGGACGCCGTTGTTCGCGCTGGCCGCCGCAGTCGTCACCGATGTCGGCGGCTCGCTCAGTCACAGTTCGATCGTCGCCCGCGAGTACCACATTCCCGCCGTGCTCGGCACGGGTGTGGCGACCGAGCGGCTGCGCGACGGCGCCCCGGTCACCGTCGATGGTGACGCGGGAACAGTGACCCCCGCTACCGCCTGA
- a CDS encoding FAD-dependent monooxygenase, whose amino-acid sequence MQDQVLIAGAGPTGLTLALDLARRDIPVRIVDQATAFFAGSRGDGIQPRTLEVFDDLGVLEAVRAAGAPTPVLRAYFDGEFVGERRMSEPVEPTPAVPYPNTWVLGQSGTEAILRDRLAEFGVRVELGTALSAFTQDATGVTATLTRDGAEEIVRAVYLVGADGGRSTVRKALGIAFEGTTDESLRMLLGDVRADALDHEVGYWFATAERPMEGIALSPLPGGRQFQFAAPLTGDAEPTLVVLQEYVNRYSGRTDITLTELTWVTVWRPNVRLAERFRDGRVFLAGDAAHVHPPTGGQGMNTGIQDAYNLAWKLAAAVHGDESLLDSYESERRTVAARVLGISSALLDKLVDGAEDAMARGPETQQLDISYRDPADPRPLAPGDRAPDAPLKDMAGNPIRLFDLFRGPHATLLCFGETGELPAEPEAYAVVRPGTQASGRHVIDVEGHAFAVYHATDGTRVTVRPDGYVGGCD is encoded by the coding sequence GTGCAAGACCAGGTACTCATCGCAGGCGCCGGGCCCACCGGCCTGACCCTCGCCCTAGATCTCGCCCGCCGCGACATCCCGGTGCGCATCGTCGACCAGGCGACCGCGTTCTTCGCCGGGTCGCGCGGTGACGGCATCCAGCCCCGCACCTTGGAGGTATTCGACGACCTAGGGGTGCTCGAAGCGGTGCGAGCCGCGGGCGCGCCGACGCCGGTGCTGCGCGCCTACTTCGATGGCGAGTTCGTCGGCGAACGCAGGATGAGCGAGCCGGTCGAGCCGACGCCCGCGGTCCCCTACCCCAATACCTGGGTGCTCGGGCAGTCCGGCACCGAGGCGATCCTGCGCGATCGTCTCGCGGAATTCGGCGTGCGGGTCGAACTCGGCACCGCGCTGTCGGCGTTCACTCAGGACGCCACCGGCGTCACCGCCACTCTGACGCGCGACGGCGCCGAGGAGATCGTGCGCGCTGTCTACCTGGTCGGCGCCGACGGCGGCCGCAGCACGGTGCGCAAGGCGCTCGGCATCGCGTTCGAGGGCACAACGGACGAATCGCTGCGGATGCTGCTCGGCGACGTCCGGGCCGACGCCCTCGATCACGAAGTCGGCTACTGGTTCGCGACGGCGGAGCGGCCGATGGAGGGAATCGCCCTGTCCCCCTTGCCGGGTGGGCGCCAATTCCAGTTCGCGGCGCCGCTGACCGGCGACGCCGAACCGACACTCGTGGTCCTACAGGAGTACGTAAACCGGTACTCCGGCCGCACCGACATCACCTTGACCGAGCTCACCTGGGTGACAGTCTGGCGCCCGAATGTCCGGCTGGCCGAACGGTTCCGGGACGGCCGGGTCTTCCTTGCCGGTGACGCGGCTCACGTGCATCCGCCGACCGGCGGCCAGGGGATGAACACCGGCATCCAGGACGCGTACAACCTCGCCTGGAAACTGGCCGCCGCCGTCCACGGGGACGAATCACTGTTGGACAGCTACGAATCCGAACGCAGAACAGTCGCCGCCCGCGTGCTCGGCATCAGCTCCGCATTGCTCGACAAACTGGTCGACGGCGCCGAGGACGCGATGGCACGCGGCCCGGAGACCCAGCAGCTGGACATCAGCTACCGCGATCCGGCCGACCCGAGGCCGCTCGCGCCGGGCGATCGTGCCCCCGACGCGCCGTTGAAGGACATGGCAGGCAACCCGATTCGCTTGTTCGACCTGTTCCGCGGCCCGCACGCGACGCTGCTGTGCTTCGGCGAAACCGGAGAACTACCAGCCGAACCCGAGGCGTACGCGGTGGTCCGGCCCGGCACGCAAGCATCCGGACGGCACGTCATCGACGTCGAAGGTCACGCGTTCGCCGTGTATCACGCGACGGACGGGACCCGGGTCACTGTCCGACCGGACGGATACGTCGGCGGATGCGACTGA
- a CDS encoding transporter substrate-binding domain-containing protein, with protein sequence MRLARLTGRLGAVLLAGMTVLAAPAIPAGADEINALRVCTPGDYPPYSVAEGGYRGVDIELARGFADLLRRPTHFVPVTWATLKTDFAERHCDIAVGGISDSPARRAFADFSITYGTDGKTPVTRRGNDTDYSTIEQINRPEVRVIANRGGTNEEFARKNFPDAQLTLWPENLTIFDEVEQGRADVFVTDAVEGRYRVRQHPGLQVLHPDKSFDSFGKVFLIRKNDPVLATALNGWLASQLATGAVDRLFDRWIGPDATEN encoded by the coding sequence ATGCGACTCGCGCGGCTGACCGGTCGCCTCGGTGCGGTACTGCTTGCCGGTATGACGGTCCTTGCGGCACCGGCGATTCCGGCGGGAGCCGACGAGATCAACGCCCTGCGCGTGTGCACGCCGGGGGACTATCCGCCGTATTCGGTCGCCGAGGGCGGCTACCGCGGCGTCGATATCGAGTTGGCTCGCGGCTTCGCCGATCTCTTGCGCCGGCCAACCCACTTCGTTCCGGTCACCTGGGCGACCCTGAAGACCGATTTCGCTGAGCGGCACTGCGATATCGCCGTCGGCGGCATCTCCGACTCGCCTGCCCGCCGCGCCTTCGCCGACTTCTCGATCACCTACGGGACCGATGGCAAGACGCCCGTCACACGCCGCGGGAACGACACCGACTACTCGACCATCGAGCAGATCAACCGTCCCGAGGTGCGCGTGATCGCGAATCGCGGTGGCACCAACGAGGAATTCGCGCGCAAGAACTTCCCCGACGCCCAACTCACCCTCTGGCCCGAGAATCTGACCATCTTCGACGAGGTCGAACAGGGCCGCGCCGACGTCTTCGTCACCGACGCCGTCGAGGGCCGCTACCGCGTCCGCCAGCACCCCGGTCTCCAGGTCCTGCACCCCGACAAGTCTTTCGACTCGTTCGGCAAGGTTTTCCTGATCCGCAAGAACGACCCGGTCCTGGCTACCGCCCTCAACGGGTGGCTGGCCAGCCAACTCGCCACCGGCGCGGTGGACCGGTTGTTCGACCGCTGGATCGGCCCCGACGCCACCGAGAACTAG
- a CDS encoding MlaE family ABC transporter permease, whose amino-acid sequence MTEVPAQYRPFGRAGRLVERGTRGPLALFESLGHQLTFVVHVLAAVPHTLRAYRRQTMLTLTDITWGSGNIIVGGGTVAVLIFLGIAVGGSIGVEGFTALNMVGMGPLTGFVSAYANTREMAPMVAAIGFAAQAGCRMTAEIGAMRISEEIDALEAIGIRPIPFVVTTRVIAGMITIVPLYLLTLILSYLSCAVVVNVLHGQSSGTYYHYFDAFLQPGDVIASLIKATVFVVMIILIHGYQGFYATGGPEGVGRASGRAIRASLVLVVVADMIMTIVFWGLDVGIKISG is encoded by the coding sequence ATGACGGAAGTTCCCGCCCAGTATCGGCCGTTCGGCCGGGCCGGTCGCCTCGTCGAGCGCGGCACGCGCGGGCCGCTGGCCCTCTTCGAATCGCTCGGTCACCAGCTGACTTTCGTCGTTCATGTGCTCGCCGCGGTGCCGCACACGCTGCGCGCCTACCGCAGGCAGACGATGCTCACCCTCACCGACATCACCTGGGGTAGCGGCAATATCATCGTCGGCGGCGGCACGGTGGCGGTGCTGATCTTCCTGGGCATCGCGGTCGGCGGCTCGATCGGCGTCGAGGGATTCACCGCGCTGAACATGGTCGGCATGGGTCCGCTCACCGGCTTCGTCTCCGCCTACGCGAACACCAGAGAGATGGCGCCCATGGTCGCCGCGATCGGCTTCGCGGCCCAGGCAGGGTGCCGGATGACCGCCGAGATCGGCGCGATGCGCATCTCCGAGGAGATCGACGCGCTGGAAGCCATTGGCATCCGGCCGATTCCGTTCGTGGTGACCACCAGGGTGATCGCGGGCATGATCACCATTGTCCCGCTCTACCTGCTGACGCTGATCCTGAGTTACCTCTCCTGTGCGGTGGTCGTCAACGTGCTGCACGGACAGTCCTCGGGCACCTACTATCACTATTTCGACGCCTTTCTGCAACCCGGCGACGTGATCGCGTCGCTGATCAAGGCGACGGTCTTCGTGGTGATGATCATCCTGATCCACGGCTACCAAGGGTTCTACGCGACCGGCGGGCCTGAGGGCGTCGGCCGCGCGTCCGGCCGGGCGATCCGAGCGAGCCTCGTGCTCGTGGTGGTCGCGGACATGATCATGACGATCGTCTTCTGGGGTCTCGACGTCGGAATCAAGATCTCGGGGTGA
- a CDS encoding quinone oxidoreductase family protein yields MRAIQVSEHGGPEVLKYVEVPDPQIGSDQLLVDIQAIGINFIDTYIRTGRYPQAVPYIPGSEATGVVAEVGANVTEFAVGDRVAWAGGPGSYAQRIAVNAAVAIKVPDGVDPPVAASALLQGMTAHYLLESIYTPQPGESVLVHAGAGGVGLILTQLAAARGARVITTVSSDAKEKLSREAGAAEVLRYDDDLASQVRAHTDGVGVAAAYDGVGAATFEASLASLRVRGTLALFGAASGPVPPFDLQRLNTAGSLFVTRPSLAHYTRDRAELLWRATDILTAIADGTLRIRIGATYPLADAEQAHRDLEARKTTGSIVLLP; encoded by the coding sequence ATGCGCGCGATTCAGGTATCCGAACACGGCGGTCCCGAAGTCCTGAAGTACGTCGAGGTGCCCGATCCGCAGATCGGATCCGATCAACTGCTGGTCGACATTCAAGCGATCGGGATCAATTTCATCGATACCTACATCCGCACCGGACGCTACCCGCAGGCGGTGCCCTACATCCCGGGCTCCGAGGCGACCGGCGTGGTCGCCGAGGTCGGCGCGAACGTGACCGAGTTCGCGGTCGGCGACCGGGTCGCCTGGGCGGGCGGGCCCGGCAGCTACGCCCAGCGGATCGCGGTGAACGCAGCGGTCGCGATCAAGGTCCCCGACGGTGTCGACCCGCCGGTCGCCGCCTCGGCGCTGCTGCAGGGCATGACCGCGCACTACCTGCTCGAATCGATCTACACCCCGCAGCCGGGCGAGTCCGTGCTGGTCCACGCGGGCGCGGGTGGCGTGGGCCTGATCCTCACCCAGCTCGCCGCGGCCCGGGGTGCCCGCGTGATCACCACGGTGTCCTCCGACGCCAAGGAAAAGCTGTCCCGCGAGGCGGGCGCGGCCGAAGTGTTGCGCTACGACGACGACCTCGCCTCTCAGGTACGTGCGCACACCGACGGGGTCGGTGTCGCGGCTGCCTACGACGGCGTCGGCGCCGCCACCTTCGAGGCAAGCCTCGCCTCGCTGCGCGTCCGTGGCACGCTCGCCCTCTTCGGCGCCGCAAGCGGCCCCGTCCCCCCGTTCGACCTTCAGCGCCTCAATACTGCGGGCTCCCTGTTCGTCACCCGGCCCAGCCTCGCCCACTACACTCGCGACCGCGCCGAACTCCTCTGGCGCGCAACAGACATCCTCACCGCCATCGCCGATGGCACCCTGCGGATCCGCATCGGCGCCACCTACCCCCTCGCCGACGCCGAACAGGCCCACCGCGACCTCGAAGCTCGCAAAACCACCGGGTCCATCGTCCTGCTCCCCTGA
- a CDS encoding TetR/AcrR family transcriptional regulator, with protein MSVNEVEREQAILDAAAELLCRIGYQKLTMGDVAEAVALHRGLVYLQFKSKDELVEATVLRELGRYAQVWRAHLEADPHAGSVASVYRAMVHTLTRLPLAAAIVARDEDVFGRYLRKPGTVFERLPQVSTREFLLRMQEAGTVRPDVDTRTTAYLLDALTPAIRATLPTEGALPADPDRPSADELLATLADLLERALTPPDGADLNRGKTLLLAGLDQARADMSTETVTQEEVS; from the coding sequence ATGAGCGTCAATGAGGTCGAGCGCGAACAAGCGATTCTCGATGCGGCCGCCGAACTGCTGTGCCGGATCGGCTATCAGAAGCTGACGATGGGCGATGTCGCCGAGGCAGTTGCGCTGCATCGAGGTCTGGTCTATCTACAGTTCAAGTCCAAAGACGAGCTCGTCGAAGCGACTGTGCTCCGCGAACTGGGCCGGTACGCGCAGGTATGGCGGGCGCATCTGGAGGCGGATCCGCACGCGGGCAGCGTGGCCAGCGTCTATCGGGCGATGGTGCACACGCTGACGCGGCTGCCCCTGGCCGCGGCGATCGTCGCACGGGACGAGGACGTCTTCGGTAGGTACCTCCGCAAGCCGGGCACCGTCTTCGAACGGCTACCGCAGGTCAGCACGCGCGAATTCCTGCTCCGCATGCAGGAGGCGGGCACCGTGCGTCCCGACGTCGATACCCGCACGACCGCTTACCTTCTCGACGCGTTGACGCCCGCCATCCGGGCCACCTTGCCGACGGAGGGGGCGCTGCCAGCCGATCCCGATCGGCCGTCCGCGGACGAACTACTCGCGACGCTTGCCGACTTGCTCGAGCGTGCCCTGACCCCACCGGACGGCGCCGACCTCAACCGAGGCAAAACGCTACTGCTCGCCGGACTCGACCAAGCCCGCGCCGACATGTCCACCGAAACCGTTACGCAGGAAGAAGTCTCATGA
- a CDS encoding alpha/beta hydrolase: MTEEIIPLWPESAAGKPNPYGQETTVPAVVGHKDVTLIRNVTEPALTVHRPDPSRATGTAVIVCPGGSFVTLTNGTGTAIAKALAAYGFTAFVLRYRLLPSAPRDEDFAKQWATDYRMDEIKSQSRVAGADAVRAVQVVREQASTWDLDPHRIGVLGFSAGGLLTIGAATTYDEHSRPDFAAAIYGPPWHEYVVPPDAPPLFIAFASDDTGENVVNGNLALYQAWQAAGHDVEMHVYARGGHGFAMEPQGLPCDTWMDRFLDWVRAG; encoded by the coding sequence ATGACCGAAGAGATCATCCCGCTATGGCCCGAATCGGCTGCGGGCAAACCGAATCCGTATGGCCAGGAGACCACCGTTCCCGCGGTCGTCGGCCACAAGGACGTCACCCTCATCCGCAATGTCACCGAACCCGCGCTGACGGTCCACCGTCCTGATCCGTCGCGCGCTACCGGCACCGCTGTCATCGTTTGTCCAGGAGGCAGTTTCGTCACTCTGACGAACGGCACCGGCACGGCCATCGCGAAAGCGCTTGCCGCGTACGGTTTCACCGCGTTCGTGCTCAGGTATCGGCTGCTGCCCTCGGCTCCCCGCGACGAGGACTTCGCGAAACAGTGGGCGACGGACTACCGCATGGACGAGATCAAGTCGCAGTCCCGCGTCGCAGGGGCGGACGCGGTGCGCGCGGTGCAAGTGGTCCGGGAACAGGCATCGACCTGGGACCTCGATCCGCACCGAATCGGCGTCCTCGGCTTCTCCGCTGGCGGCCTGCTGACCATCGGCGCCGCAACGACATACGACGAGCACAGCCGTCCCGATTTCGCCGCGGCGATCTACGGCCCACCGTGGCACGAGTATGTCGTCCCGCCGGACGCGCCTCCGCTGTTCATCGCTTTCGCCAGTGACGACACCGGTGAGAACGTGGTGAACGGAAACCTGGCCCTGTACCAGGCCTGGCAAGCCGCGGGCCACGACGTCGAGATGCACGTCTACGCACGGGGCGGCCATGGTTTCGCAATGGAACCACAAGGGCTGCCGTGCGATACCTGGATGGACCGATTCCTCGACTGGGTGCGCGCGGGCTAG